Proteins co-encoded in one Centropristis striata isolate RG_2023a ecotype Rhode Island chromosome 24, C.striata_1.0, whole genome shotgun sequence genomic window:
- the LOC131962902 gene encoding NHS-like protein 1 isoform X1 has translation MVLIGAAIKSVLKYLNRTRAGERDSKWSVHYTTQKPQQGLLFIPGKRSGSADDLRGQRSAESGVSACNGLTQHGRPTSPAPHLSSSGLGQSESSTARRGWRDKSRRMSSAFSDEEERFITRPLTPLVLNPVPPVPCWDVFSPDYELPTDVEMEPTPRLPTPEERMRQQAESVPADIVPINITGESFDRQASLRKGVSNKESLSQRPRNLSRRKTVSGIPDDVSRKLDSPSASVVLPGQFSTVGRPASSCCTTAHQQEYTGEEVDEEEPGRSSSRRIRAPRGRGISSLMASLTSSPPVISSHDHCLSSSTDHSLPRLATNSSLDSEASCNSASYRTISASSSCCQDQQGFPSDLQPLLPYDPAARVIPQSPSSSFPSSPSSLPSSPSRARPTEWSYPSDHSVNEASSSHYLSSSSIAESQFSFQALDDHTAAEHCSSYDGETLSYQPLSCSSSIHSGQTGDDWTGLAQERRCDSGEGWNCDPLLSSGRSTPSHTDSSSVCSEKMNREKRKYSTSSCYSCTMTRSISLRKSKRPPPPPLRSDSLRRRPGRSKPPRSSSSPRPQRSPRLEHATQQTHTSSPKTFDDPWVPRCNIKRRQSGFNCGTVTTFEPLECQAATSADCPPSKPLPPSSNQSNDHVFTPESPGSEEAAGLQRLASPSSGYSSQSTTPTPGTPVSSPLTPSSPLAVSPGAFSLPPTSPFSSLHSFPPSPASSSLPRPTSRGEGRPKPPVPERKSSLFSSLSSSFSSTSSLSSCTSSDSFAKHPLLPAPPPPPPLPPVFSSPPPPSFSKHSAASPLTPSSLPPPPPPPPLPPLTLPTPPPLPPASRPPPPPYCYAIRQTSHHAFMSIPPPPPPCSPPSSELSELPVADLPPPPPPPPLPPLPPGTLLPSPGLSESPNRQVRLSTPPCPLVTAKALQCVKLRSVKNHEGLTSIMLTDIVPADTLSANANHANTVHDEPGTEAHPDSAADHHCPDVANVKQPGLKSDHENLTKSDTRTSYPQSPRGIVAHPANQTSSEPKLTGGETPQDTKCNQRREDSDLYAALADNRDSSPESPWVKMSHDTDKNHINTILLETNRENNSETWMRSPEKPTLPKKPDLGILGLMASPEARRGPDGWKSGGQITAPSPGLNNPSQLPVESFCTPLQTHMTHNASSPAHSVTAAAASPAHSVTSAASPANSPAGSPQRQKPPILHKKPDLSLTSPKIVKPLISSAVGASRGTSGTGGPLKITGILPAMGASEVMGQTRARNTSENCGTPGKWGTSETCCSLAHGATSTQTGTADPWIIRTGLHQDNEKTFHKDLMRSSMAEDEEEDEKERVEERRMKMMASTTTRKKDKARKRRKRRTGRQLLMISSIKEPSPSSSSSSSSSSSSSSSSSGDERDAAIEKTLQMSQRAKVKTTVCDDDTSDSESSCAVIGQRRCSLSSALSTDSLRGELLLPDLLIQEEEEEERSGEGADRRWKAVMEAGEPPDADVFVSVSADQMFVPGQPRTTEDLFAVIHRSKRKMLGRSHMLSSSSSTATDPRPRPMTPSAFISQRSARSESFKALLLRKGCRSDSSSRVSAVERLRVLAAPATDNDLQRALPPPPPPPERPQGEPTSLSNTSDTLTLDSELSQNFSMIGFGWGQRDLMQNHLLLTSSSSSHFLFLSSSSLRPRSLTPPCSSSRRFAARCRLYAAPMTAIFEGESEEEEDDDDEVFTADTGAEGESSRAGGR, from the exons ATGGTTCTGATCGGAGCGGCGATCAAATCTGTCCTCAAATATCTCAACAGGACCcgag cagGGGAGCGTGACAGTAAGTGGTCTGTTCACTACACTACCCAGAAGCCCCAGCAGGGTTTGCTTTTCATCCCTGGAAAGAGATCAGGCAGTGCTGATGACCTgcgaggtcagaggtcagcagaGAGCGGCGTCTCAG catgtaACGGGCTGACTCAGCATGGCCGCCCAACGAGCCCCGCCCCCCACCTATCCTCCTCTGGCCtgggccaatcagagagcagcaCAGCCCGCAGAGGATGGAGGGACAAAAGCAGGAGGATG TCCTCAGCTTTCTCAGACGAAGAGGAGAGGTTCATCACACGTCCTCTGACCCCACTGGTCTTAAACCCCGTCCCCCCCGTCCCCTGTTGGGATGTCTTTTCCCCCGACTACGAGCTCCCCACGGACGTGGAGATGGAGCCGACCCCCCGGCTCCCGACACCAGAGGAGAGGATGAGGCAGCAGGCGGAGTCGGTCCCCGCTGATATCGTACCCATCAATATAACCG GAGAGAGTTTTGATCGTCAGGCCAGTTTGCGGAAAGGAGTTTCCAACAAAGAATCACTCTCCCAGCGACCCCGCAACCTGAGCCGCCGCAAAACTGTTTCTGGGATACCTGATGATGTCAGCAGGAAGCTGG ACTCGCCTTCAGCTTCTGTGGTTCTTCCTGGTCAGTTTTCCACCGTGGGCCGACcagcctcctcctgctgcactACCGCCCACCAACAGGAGTACACGGGGGAGGAGGTGGACGAGGAGGAGCCGGGGCGTTCATCATCGAGGAGGATCCGAGCCCCAAGAGGACGGGGGATATCCAGCCTCATGGCGTCCCTGACCTCCTCCCCACCTGTCATTTCCAGTCATGACCACTGTTTGTCCTCCTCGACGGACCACAGCCTTCCCCGCCTGGCAACAAACTCCTCTCTGGATTCTGAGGCCAGCTGTAACAGCGCCTCCTACAGGACGATCAGCGCCTCCTCATCTTGTTGCCAG GATCAACAGGGTTTCCCCAGTGACCTGCAGCCCCTGCTGCCCTATGACCCCGCCGCCAGGGTCATCCCACAgtctccttcctcttcctttccctcttctccctcctccctcccaagTTCCCCCAGCCGTGCCCGTCCTACTGAATGGTCTTACCCAAGTGATCACTCCGTGAATGAAGCTTCTTCCTCGCACtacctctcctcttcctccattgCTGAGTCTCAGTTTAGCTTCCAGGCTCTGGATGATCACACTGCTGCCGAACATTGCAGCTCCTACGATGGGGAGACTTTGAGCTACCAGCCCCTCTCCTGCAGCTCCAGCATCCACAGCGGTCAGACTGGGGACGACTGGACTGGCCTCGCCCAGGAGAGGAGATGTGATTCTGGAGAAGGTTGGAACTGTGACCCTCTGCTCTCCTCCGGTCGCTCCACACCATCGCACACCGATAGCAGCTCTGTATGTTCGGAGAAGATGAACCGGGAGAAAAGGAAGTACAGCACTTCCTCCTGCTACTCTTGCACCATGACCCGCAGCATCTCTCTCCGCAAGTCCAAGCGGCCGCCCCCGCCGCCACTTCGCTCTGATTCTCTGAGGCGCCGGCCAGGTCGCAGCAAACCCCCCCGCTCCTCTTCCAGTCCCCGCCCACAGCGGAGCCCCCGCCTGGAGCATGCCACCCAGCAGACGCACACTTCCTCACCTAAGACCTTCGACGACCCCTGGGTGCCCCGGTGCAACATCAAGAGACGCCAGAGTGGGTTCAACTGTGGGACGGTCACAACCTTTGAACCTTTAGAGTGCCAGGCGGCGACCTCTGCTGACTGTCCACCTTCCAAGCCGCTCCCGCCGAGCTCCAACCAATCAAACGACCACGTCTTTACTCCTGAGTCTCCAGGCTCAGAGGAGGCGGCAGGGCTTCAGCGCCTCGCTTCGCCTTCCAGCGGCTACTCCAGCCAGTCGACTACACCCACTCCTGGCACTCCAGTGTCCTCGCCCCtcaccccctcctcccctctcgcAGTAAGCCCTGGAGCCTTCTCCCTCCCCCCGACCTCCCCCTTCTCTTCTTTACACTCCTTCCCCCCGTCACCCGCCTCCTCCTCGCTGCCCAGGCCGACGTCTCGGGGCGAAGGGAGGCCGAAGCCACCAGTGCCAGAGAGGAAGTCATcactcttctcctccctctcctcctctttctcttccacctcctccctctcttcctgcaCCTCCTCAGACTCTTTCGCCAAACatcctctcctccctgctcctcctcctcctcctccattgcctcctgtcttctcctcccctcctccaccttcttTCAGCAAACActctgctgcttctcctctAACACCTTCATCTCttcctcccccacctcctcctcctcctctcccacccTTGACCCtccccactcctcctcctctccctcctgccTCTcggcctcctcctcccccctacTGTTATGCCATCAGGCAGACCTCCCATCATGCTTTCATGTCGATTcccccccctccacctccatGTTCACCTCCCTCTTCAGAACTCTCTGAATTGCCAGTTGCTGACcttccacctccaccaccacctcctcctcttcctccattgCCTCCTGGTACCCTGCTCCCCTCGCCAGGCCTCAGTGAGTCTCCGAACCGACAGGTTAGATTGTCCACGCCCCCCTGTCCCCTTGTCACTGCCAAAGCTCTGCAGTGTGTCAAGCTTCGCTCCGTCAAGAACCACGAAGGCCTCACTAGCATCATGCTCACCGACATCGTACCTGCTGACACCctgtcagctaatgctaaccaTGCTAATACTGTCCACGATGAACCTGGCACAGAAGCTCATCCAGACAGCGCTGCTGACCATCATTGCCCAGACGTTGCTAATGTAAAGCAACCTGGACTCAAATCTGATCATGAGAACCTCACAAAAAGTGACACGAGAACATCTTATCCTCAGAGCCCACGAGGCATTGTTGCTCACCCAGCGAACCAGACGAGCTCTGAACCTAAGCTGACTGGTGGCGAAACACCTCAAGACACCAAGTGCAACCAGAGAAGAGAAGATTCAGACCTGTATGCTGCTCTGGCAGACAATCGGGACTCCAGTCCTGAAAGTCCCTGGGTCAAAATGTCTCACGATACTGACAAAAACCACATCAACACAATCCTGTTGGAGACAAATCGGGAGAATAACTCAGAGACATGGATGCGCTCCCCCGAGAAGCCGACCCTGCCCAAGAAGCCCGATCTTGGCATTCTGGGTCTCATGGCGTCCCCCGAGGCCAGACGAGGTCCAGACGGGTGGAAGAGCGGCGGACAAATCACAGCGCCTTCTCCTGGGCTCAACAACCCATCACAGCTTCCTGTTGAGTCCTTCTGCACACCTTTGCAAACACACATGACCCACAATGCTTCTTCACCTGCACACTCtgtaactgctgctgctgcttcacctgCACACTCAGTGACTTCTGCTGCTTCACCTGCCAACTCCCCTGCCGGCTCCCCACAGAGGCAAAAGCCCCCGATTTTGCACAAGAAGCCAGATCTCTCATTGACCTCACCCAAAATCGTCAAACCTCTGATTTCATCTGCAGTGGGGGCATCCAGAGGCACCTCTGGGACTGGGGGGCCCCTTAAGATTACTGGTATCTTACCGGCCATGGGTGCCTCAGAGGTCATGGGTCAGACAAGGGCTAGAAACACGTCAGAGAACTGTGGTACCCCAGGTAAATGGGGGACCTCTGAGACTTGTTGCTCTTTGGCTCATGGAGCTACTTCAACCCAAACCGGGACCGCCGACCCCTGGATAATCAGGACAGGACTTCATCAGGACAATGAGAAGACGTTTCATAAGGACCTGATGAGGTCTTCGATGGctgaggatgaagaggaagacGAGAAGGAGAGAGTCGAAGAGAGACGGATGAAGATGATGGCCTCAACCACCACGCGTAAGAAAGACAAAgcaaggaagaggaggaagaggaggacgggCAGGCAACTGCTGATGATATCATCAATAAAGGAGCCCTCGccctcttcatcatcatcctcatcatcgtCCTCATCATCGTCTTCATCATCATCTGGAGACGAACGAGACGCGgcaatagaaaaaacactgcaaatgaGTCAGAGGGCGAAGGTGAAGACGACGGTATGTGACGATGACACCAGCGACTCTGAAAGCTCCTGCGCTGTGATTGGTCAGCGCAGATGCTCCCTCAGCAGTGCACTGTCCACTGACAGCCTGCGAGGGGAGCTGTTGCTCCCAGATCTCCTGAtacaggaggaagaagaagaagagaggagcgGAGAAGGAGCAGATAGGAGGTGGAAGGCAGTGATGGAGGCTGGAGAACCTCCAGATG CTGACGTGTTTGTGAGTGTTTCTGCAGATCAGATGTTTGTCCCGGGTCAACCGCGAACCACTGAGGATCTGTTTGCTGTTATCCACAG GTCTAAGAGGAAGATGCTCGGAAGAAGTCATATGTTGTCTTCCTCGTCCTCCACCGCCACCGACCCCAGGCCCCGCCCCATGACACCGTCAGCCTTCATAAGTCAGAGGTCAGCAAGGAGCGAGAGCTTTAAGGCGCTCCTGCTGAGGAAGGGCTGTCGGTCCGATTCGTCTTCTCGAGTCTCAGCTGTCGAGCGGCTTCGCGTCCTCGCTGCTCCTGCGACTGATAACGACCTCCAGAGGGCACTgccaccgccaccgccgccGCCAGAACGACCTCAAGGCGAACCCACAAGCTTGTCCAATACTTCAGACACACTGACTCTTGACTCAGAACTCAGTCAGAACTTCTCCATGATTGGGTTCGGATGGGGGCAGAGAGATCTGATGCAGaaccacctcctcctcacctcctcctcctcctctcacttcctcttcctctcctcctcctcactgcgGCCTCGCTCCCTCACGCCTCCCTGCTCCTCCAGCCGGCGATTTGCTGCACGCTGCCGCCTCTACGCCGCCCCCATGACCGCCATCTTTGAAGGGGAGagcgaggaggaagaggacgacGACGACGAGGTCTTCACAGCAGATACAGGAGCCGAAGGAGAGTCGAGCCGAGCCGGAGGTCGGTGA